The nucleotide sequence ATTCTCAGACCTCAGAGGCCCTCCACACCCGGGCACTGAGAGCACAGTCAAACAGGGCTAAGCAGCTTGTGCCGCCTGGCTTTCCCCGGGAACACCTGGCCCGCTGTGTGCCCTGGCCCTGTCTCCGAGTACATAGACGTTTCCCGTGTGCCTCCTGCAGAGAGTAGTGGAGGGTTAATGGTGGTTTTTGCTGTGATAAACCTGCTTTCTCCTCAGAGGCCTATCAGTCTTGAAATTGACAATTTGGGGTCCTGAGATTGAAACAGGAGTCAAAACCAGAGCCCAGGGTAGCTGCAGCCCCCGGACCACGACGCCCACTTCCCCACACCTCCTGCTGTCCCCTTTTCTGCAGGTCCAGCCCTCTCCTGGTGGCTGCGTTTGGCGCCTGCTCTCTTACCAGGCAGTGCAACCACCAAGCCTTTCAGAAGCACGGTCGCTCCACCACCACCTCCGACATGATCGCCGAGGTGGGGGCCGCCTTCAGCAAGCTCTTCGAAACCTGAACCCACGCGGACCAGAAGTAAACAGGCACCTCGGATGGGGGAGAGCGTGTGTGATGGGAAAATCCGGACCCACGCGTGTGCTGAAGGCGCACGGTGCTTGCCAGATTTTCAACTTGAGCGTAAATTGGTTGCTGTTGAGAATTTAAGAATTTGGAATATTGCAGTTTTTGGCTAAACTTATTGCGTGGTTGGAGATGTTATGGTGACACTAAACAAAGTATTCCTGAACTTTCCTTAACTCCTTGGTAGTAACTGggaagacagaaatgaaaatcaCATGAGAATGAAGAATTCTTTAGCAGCTCaacagaatttctttttcggCCTGCTCCCAAATCGGCGAAGTTTCTACTTGTTACTCTCTCTGCCGACGCCCTTCATTTCTCCCCCGCTTCCCTTCCCTAGTCTTTCCTCCGGCAGGGAGCTGGGCAGGGGTCCCCAGGTGTCTCCCTGAGTCCCGACTGCACTGACTGCGTTTCCTCTGACTGGGTCCCTCAGAGGGCTGTTTCGTTCTCCAGCTCATCTTTTAAAGTGGTGACTGGCTTGGTGGTATGTGGCTGATTGACATGCTCCAGGGTAATCAGTGGTGACTTTGTTTGGAAACCCTTTTGGAGGTACCATGGGAACAGAAGGAAACATGAGTGACGCTGACCCTTGAGTGTGTGGGCAGGGAGCTCTGAGACGCTCTCCGGTGTCCGTGTCTACACAGAGGTCCCCATGACACCCACCAGCCCCAGCAGGGCAGACCGGACCAGGGATGGGCATGGTGAAAGGCTATAGCCTGGGGTCTGACGTGGCCCCTAGTGCTGTCTCAGGAGAAGGCTCTGGAGGACTTGGGGCATGCTGGGCCTGGTGCAGTGATGGTGGTAAGGAGACCCGGGGAAACACAGTATCGTGGTCATGTATGTTTAGGAAGCAGCACAGCCGTGTCCTCAGGGATATTCGCGTCCAGTAAAGACACTGGTAACTGCAGTTTCAGCAAACACGCTTCATGGCAGTGTCGACCTCGGGTTAGCTTCTGTTTGTGTGGATGGTTTTCCTGGAGCGGCCTGACATTGACGTGTTCTCTGGTCCCATGTCTTAGCGGGGTGTGGTACGGTTTCGTGCCTGACCCGCGCATTAGGGTGTTCTCTTATACTTTCAGTAGCGTCTTTCCACAGCAAGGGCCAAACCCTCCTGGTTCCCTTCAGAGTCTTTTTGGCCTGATGATGACTCTTGAGTGATACCCTGTGATGCAGACATGCCCCAGATGGATTCTACTTTCTTTAAAACTAGGAActttcaagattaaaaaaaagactgtcaCTACTAATTTGACGCCTAACTTCAGAAGCTTCACTGTCTACACGTGAACTTTTCCAGAAAAACTGTGCCATGGGCATTTTTTCCTCTGGGGAATTAACATCTAAATTCTGGTAACTATTAAAAGACAGATCTGGTTAATTTAAATCGagtgttgtatttttttccttaaacagCTAAAGCTTACCTTTCAACTTTCTTAGGTGAGGATATTGTGAGATACCTGGGAGATAAAAATATCTAAGCCTGTCTGTGTGAGATTGGCCTTGAAGGATAAGCCCAAGGCAGCCCCTTCTTTCCTTAGGAAATACGATTCAGCAGTCACAGGAACTATTTGTATGGTTTTTGTTACTAAATTTTTGTTCTAAGTAAAACATCCCTTTGCTTAAAGGAGAGAATGAGTTTTTTACGAGCAGCTCATTGCTTCCCTGTTCTTTCTCAAACCCACGTATTTCATGCACTCGCTCCAGCCAGACACGCTCCCAGGAGCTTCCCTGGACCAGGACAGCAAGGGGaaagtgtgtgtgggtgggtgggcggCCCGTGAGGCAGTGGCCTGGCTGTGGGGGACAGAGTGCCCCAGTACTGAGCAGCCCTGTCGAGATGCCTCATTGTAAGGAGCCCTCTGGGGACTTTTTCTATGTGGGTAGCTTTACTAGGGTGATTTTCTAGGTGAGTGACTTCTGAACTGTAGACAGGAGACCTGTACCTCAGGGTCACGGTTAAACGATGAGCAAGGCTGTATGCCCAGTCACGGGTCCCGCTGTTGCCTGTGCCCTTGGGATTCAGAGATGCCAGTGCGACAGGGAGAGGCCTGGCCCAGGGTCTGCGAGCGGGAAGAATGGAGAGGGGTCACCCTGCTGAGTCACTGACAACTGTGGCGCTGGACTTACCACAGAAAGGCGAGATCAGGGGCAAGGCGGGTGCTTCAGAAGGCCACCGGTCCTGTAACCCAGGCAGCCTGCCGTGCGCTGGCCGCCACCTCTCGCTCAGGAATCCTGTCTGTCACACCTCGCCAGCTGGCTTTCAGCCTGGCTGCCCTGACTCCTCCGGAACCAACCTTTCCCTGGCCCAGCTTGACCCCATCACTGCTCTGCACAGACCATGGCCACCAAGACGGCCTGCGGCTGTCAGGATGTTAACTGCAGTGGGACTGCAGACGGGTTCTCAGCTGCATTTTTTCTATGGTGAATACGTTACTTTTGTACCCAGAGAAAAAACATAAGATTGCGTTCTTGCTGGGGGACGGTGTCCCGGGGTTAGCATTGCCTGGCGTCCCACCTCTGCTTCAGACTGTGCTGCTGTGTGGCCCACCCACCTCAcccatccccagcccctccctcaggAGGTAACAGGCTGCATcctgctgcctcccagggtcCCTGCTcgtctgttcctgtgtttgttccCTGGGCACAGGGCCAGCAGGTCTCACGCACAGGCTCATGTGCTGCCGGATGCTACTGAATGTCTGACACCACTTCACTCAATCAACGGTGAGTCTGTAGCCACAGAACGCAGTGAGTGTTTAGGCTCAGTGACTAACAGACGCCAGTGGGACACTGTTGGTTGCCTTACTTTAATGCTGACCTAGCAGCCCCGACAGGAAGCTTTAACATAAAGCCTTGACTGTGAGGAGCATGGGTGCGTCTTGTCGTGAGCAGGTTCGTGGCTGTGCTCCATCCTCAGCccgctgatttttgtttttttgtcctttgaTCCAGCAGTTCCCACGTGGATGTTGTACTGCTTCTGTCCTGGAGAAGAAGAGTGAGGTCCAACTCTGAACAGACACCACATCACGTGGCACAGGGGGCTGATGGGCGTAATCAGGTTCAGAGTGCCTGTTCCCTCACCGGCCTGTCCCAAAAATCTTGCCGGGTGCTTAGAAAGGGCCCCGCTACCTCCAGCAGAAGGCCAGGAGCTGTGCGGCACCTGCAGGAGGTGGCGGGGGCCGAGCAGGACCCACGTCCCCGTGCTCAGCGTCCCCTCCAGCCAACTTGGCCCCTCCCTCATGCCCTCCCACCTCATTTTTCATGGGGGGGGCAGTTTCTCTACTCAGAAAGAagcacaggccaggcgcggtgcctcacgcctgtaatcccagcaccttgggaggctgaggcaggaggatcactggaggtcggcagtttgagactagcctgacccacatggagaaaacccgtctctactaaaaataaaaaatcagccgagcgtgggagtgcatgcctgtaatcccagctactcaggaggctgaggcaggagaatcccttgaacctgggagacaggcagacgttgtggtgagccgagatcacgccattgcactccagcctgggtgacaagagtgaaactccgtctcaaaaaaaaaagcatggtcaCGGGGGATGTCTGGGCCTCTGACGGCCCCACGTCTGTGTGACACCTACCTGTTTGAGACCAGGTAGGTCTCATCCACTCGGCTCCTGGGGTGATGTCCCTGACCTGGGTGCGGCACTCACCTTGATGTTGATGCCGTGGGCAGTCAGGCCCCGGCGCAGGGTGTCGCATGCCTCCAGCAGGGGCTGCCTTTCTAGGAGCTGCTGCCGCCGGGCGTCCCCCGTGGCCTCGGGCATGGCCAGCACAAACTGCCGGACCTTCTGCCGGAACCGCACCAGCTCGTCCACCACACCATGCAAGGTAGCCTCGCTGCCGTCTCCTGAAACGCACTGAAGCCAGCAGGGCACGGTTACATCCCCTGCAGACTGTGgatgcctccctccccaccccatggtTGGGCTCTGGGCCGAGACCCACCCAGCCCAGCTGGGCCTCTTTCTGGGTCTGGCAGGGATGGGTACAGCCCGCAAGCGCTGGGCTCTGGGCAAATCTCCACTCTCAACTCTGAGCATCTGTCGTTCAAGCAAGGCTGCGTGATGCTCACTTAGGAGTTGGAAGAAAGGGCTGGGGGCTGCACCCCACTCCGCCCTGAACACAAGCGCTCCCTGGGTTCCAGACCCCACGCAATTGTGGCCGAGGTATCAAGCAACCTGAGGATGAGGCTGAGGGGCAGCGACTGAGTGCTTGCACACGCGTGTTTCGGCAAATGGTCTGAGATTCACAGCCTCAGGTGCTGAGGACGGGATTTGCGCAGAAGGCCTCGCGCTGTCCTCCCACTGAGAATAGATCCTGGGACAGTGTGGAAGGGGCAGCTGTACCTATTTGTTAAATCCATGTGTGTAAAATAAGAAACAGACACATTTTTCCTTGGTGTCAAACTACTTAAACCTCATACACCCCTCAGTTATTGCTTCCACAATAAAAGACAATTTTTGTTATTACAAAAATGAGTCCAGAGTGGGCTCAGACATTGGGCCTTGTGGCTGGAGGAAGGTGAATGAGAGATCTTTGACAAGGGCTAGGCAGAGCTTGGCCAGATCCCACTTTTCTTACTCAAAACAGACTCTGGGAAGCCACCCCTAAAAATGAACATGTACATTGCAAAAACTTggtcatctcacaccagtcgaCTTTTATGTGATTGGCAACAGATGCCGGACTGCCGGAAAGGGGAGCTAAGTCTACCAGGTGATTAACAGGTATACAAATGAGCCAAACTTGGAAAAGACACTATAGTTCTCTGTTGAGAGCCAGTGAGATGTGTTTGGCCTGGAGCCAGGCCTCCAGCACACCTGCTTGGGCCCCTGTCCCAAGCAGCGGGACCCTCGGGGTGCCGGGCAGCTGGTCTAGAGTGGCATCCCCCGTCCAGGCAGCAGCAGCTGAGCCACACCCCAAAAGAGCCAGAGTGCCTTGTGCTGAGAATTCTACAAGGGTGTGCAAAGAATGACAGGGATGTTCAGGGACACAGCGCCAGCTCCAAGGGGCCTCCGTCAGCCACATACAAAGTGATGGTGGGGGACTTTAAGAATAAGGCAGGAAACCTCAAATCTGTATTGATACAATAAACGAGTTCCAGGTGAGCCTGGTAAGGAAGGGGACATTTTCATAGGATCCAAGTCTCTTTGCAAAAATGCTCTTGAGTTacaagggaagagaaggaatgtGGAGAAGCCTGGCAGCGTCCACCTTCACTGCACAGCCAGGGTGAGCCTTGCTGGGAAGGTGCAGGTGACTCGTGCTTGTCGGGGAGCCCGTCCTGTCCGTATGAAACATGCGCCAGGCAAGGGGGCTCAGGCCGCCAACTTGCCCTCAAATGGGTCAGGAAAAAATGTTCTCTTACTGTGCCTGTGACTTCTGCACATTCTGAGAGTCTTTCAACATAAACGTGTGTGCAGAGCTGGCGACACTGTTGCTGAGATGGACTCATCTCTGGTTCTGCGCACAAGAGTTTGCCAACTGCAGATGTAGAACTGTGCAATTCCAATTAATAAGTATTGGCTCTGAGTGTGTTTATTTTTCCAGGAAAGTAACATGTTTTTAAACAGGTAAATACATTAGTGTGGCATCATAATGATCTATTCCAAGTTAAAAGGGTAAAGGTTATTGTCCCAACCTGGAGAAAATTCCAGAattaagcatttaaaataataggACCTACCTGTTGATTTGCCAGAGAAATTCCAACAGTTTCAAAAAACTGTTCAAAGTAAGAGATGATGGCACCAAACACAGCAGGACTTCTCGGCCCTCCGGGTTCCTGTAAGAGATCATGCCGCGGAAGCTCCTTAAAAGCAGTCTTGATGGCAGTGGGCAAACCGAATTCAATGTCAAAAGACAAAGGCTTCAGCAGGTCACTTCGGTCTGGCCTTTCTCCTGGCTTCTATGGAGGGAGGACACAGCTCTGGCATCGGCTACCTCACTGCAGACCATACAACTATAGGTGCATGAGGACtctcttgtgcctcagtttacccatcagTCATGTGGGTGGTGACTAGCTCATCAGGCTTTGCGGGTGAAGCATGACTGTAGAGTATGGCAGGTGGTGCATGGTAGGTGGAGGCTGAGTGGGCACTGGGCTGGGTTTCTGAGAAAACGAGGAAATCCTGGTACGTGGCTCACGTCAGTCACCAAGCACAGAGACCCTTGTGTGACACTAGCCTTAGTTTGCAGGTGCCCCAGAATTGCAAAGGTTGGGAAGGAAAAGCGCAGGACAAAAGCCAGCCTCTTTACTTGTCCCCGCCCCTTGCCACAAGAGGCCCCTGTTGCCCTAGAGCTGGGCCAGCCTGGTAGTGCCAGCAGCAGCTGCAGTGAAGGCAGGAGGCTGCAGacgggctgaggaggaggagctcCCGTGCAGGAGCAGCCTGGCTGCTGGACCTGCCCCAGCCCGGCCTGGCTGCCTTCAGTGCGGGGCAGCCTGTTCCTGCACCCAGCTGTGACTCAAGTGCCTGCTCCCCTCAGAGGCGAGCCCTACGCGTCTGCAGTATTTGGACCGAAGGCACCCGGCAAGGGCACATGGCACCCTGCCCCACCTGCTGGTGCTCTGAAACCCAACACTGCACGCAGCCAGGGATGGAGCCCTCCACAGAGATGCTCAACTAACAGAGCACGTGGCCAGAACCCACAGGTGTTTCCAGAGGTGGGAGAGGCACGAACAGCCTAGGCTTCCCGGGTCATGAAAGGTCACAGGGCTCCCGACGCAGCGCCTCCCAGGGCCTGGCAGGGAGACCCTCAGAAGTGCAGGAACCAAAGCCTGCCGCCACCTTCACGGTCTTTGTCCCACCTGCCAAACACTTTCAGTGACCCACGAATCCAGGCTCAGACCCCTGGGTGCTTGGTGTGGTCATCACACTGGGGTGCAGATTGCATTACAGTGCATTGGGGTAAATGGGTCTTTCCTTAAAAAGTTCCCCACAAAAGCTCTCTGGGAAGGTGCCACGAATGCAGTGGGGACATGAGATATGTCCCCTGAGGATCAAGCACACAGAATTTCTTAGCCTCAGGGGCTCCTGAGAGCTTGTTCCCCAGGTGGCCCTGAGGCCCAGGAGGGTCAAGCCCCAGGCTGGATGCCATCCCGTGTGTCAGTGGCAGACTCAGGTTCCATGAGTCCCTCCACAGAAGCTGTGGGAGGCGAAATCAGCAGAGATGCCACCCAGCCGACGTGAGAAAAATCCACCAGAGGACCCGACCCATGCCCCCAGCAGCGGGACCGCGAGGCCACCTGCTCGTTGAGCTACCTTCGGGGACGCCCTGAGCTGTCCATTCCCGTGGTGTGCAAGGCCCAGGATAGCATCAACCACCCTGGGTGTGTCAAAGTCATCTGCCAAGGCCGCCTTCACGGCCCTCTTGGTGCTGGAGAGcctgagggaagaggagagaacaGTCGCAGCAGAGGGAGCTCCACTCTCCCCAGGAGGCCCCCACGCCAGTCCTTCCCCAGGGAGAGACGCTGGGGGCTCTAATTTGGGGACTCTCTCTAGGTCATATTCCCAAAGACTTGTGAGTTCCTGAGTAGCAGAAAATTATGTAACATCAACTGCAAACTGTCATGTTACCCCAAGAAAAAGTCCCAGAGCAGAGGTCACATGTGACACTGTATTTTAACACACAAGACACATGTGGGCATTTtcatgatggttttaaaaatcaatagataTTGAGGGGAGTGGCAAGGAAGACTCGGTGGGGGAGAGACGGCGCGGCCAACCACTCACAAAGAGGTTGGGGAGGCCCAGCCCGGGGCTCCTGGATCTCAGCCTCCTGTGGCCACTGGCTGCCTGCCCTGCTGAAGCGGCAGGGGTGGGTTATCACCAAGACCATACGGAAGACTCTGCACGCCGGGATGAATGTGCAGCGCTGCCCAGGACACCCATGCGTGGGGAGTGGAGGCGATGCTGTGGGCCCAGGCCTGTGTGTTTCATAGCTTTTGGCTCCTCACAGTCAGGAATGGGAGGGATGAGCAGCTCCGCTCCTCGCACAGGGAAGCCGAGCCCAAAGCCACTCTGAGCAGGGGGCTCAGAGCCCGAGGGCCCCAGGCACACTTCCTGCCCAGCGCTGTCTCCCTGGTACATCTCGGGAGCCCCTGACCCCACACCTCCTGTCCAGCCCCCAGTCTCCTGTGGCCTCTGGGGAGCCCCTGACCCCACACCTGCACCTCCTGCCCAGCACCCTGTCTCCTGGGGCCTCTCTGGGAAGTCCCTGACCCCAAACCTCCTGTCCAGTGCCCTGTCTCCTGGGGGCCCCTCTTCACCTTCAGGAGCCCACCAGCAGCACCCAGCAGGCCGCAGGAGGGGCGCCACGCCGGGTGCCAGGCGGGCCTCTTACCTCTCCCACAGCATCGCTTCCCTGACGGAGCCGCAGGCCAGCTGCCCCTTCATGTAGGCACGTGCGTCCTCCAGGAAAGAGCCCAGTCCCAGGAGCAGCTGCTGAGCTTGGAGCATGGCGCTGTCACTGTAGTCgatggctgaggaggaagagatggTCACTGAGGCGGTGCCCACCATGCTGtgctcctgcccctgccctggtCCAGCAGAATCACAGTGTTCTCTGAGGGCACTGCCACCCAGGGACCACACGGAGAGCGGGACATGTGGCCCTCACTGCCCTCCAGTGACCGCGAGTCCCTAGGCCCACTGGGCACAGACCACAGGGTCTGTCCCAGCTCAGTGGCACCTGCCCTGGGAGAACAAGGTGGCGGTGGAGACATGCTCCCAGTGCTTCCAGCCAAGAGGTGCATTTCcactgatggatggatggaggtaTGGATGAATGGCTGGCTCTGAAAAGAAGGAGCCCCGCCCTGGATGGATGGAGGTGCGGATGAATGGCTGGCTCTGGAAAGAGGGAGCCCTGCCCTGGGGTCAGAGGCACCTCTAGTGAAGCCCCCCCACCCCGGGGAAAGTACCCGTGTGTGATGGGACAGCCCAAAGTGGGAGGGAGAAGCAGTCCCCAGACCTGGCTTTAGAGTCTGTGGATGTTTCTTAGGCCACCTGGATGAGGAGCCCAAAGTGGAAGGGAGGAGCAGTCCCCAAACCTGGCTTTAGAGTCTTAGGGTGTTTCTTAGGCCACCTGGATGAGGGGCCAGTGTTTCTGTTTACATCTGTTCATTTCTTGTGGTTTCTAGTCTACTGCATTCTGATGGGTAAGACAACAGGAGTGAATCGCTTTGCAATGATCACATATCCTTGGATATCAGCAGAGCCAGCCACACATTTCTAGATCCTTCTCGTGCCtactctgtttcctaggctgtcTGAGTCCACAGTCCATGCTTTTGAGGAGTGCTGCTTCAAACAGCTCTTTGAAAACCACAAGAATAAAAAGAGCCTATCTGGACACATATGCTGAAAATTACATCTCAACATGCCTAGAAGTCCTGACTTCAAAACGAGAATTCCAAAATCAGACATGGCTTCAAGCTGGaagcaacacagtgaaaacctccCCCAGGGCTAATATCttacttaacatttttcctttttttccaaattCACTTTCAGTTTTTGCTTTGAATAGCttgatagaaaagagaaaaagccagAAACCCACAAAGCGATCTGAcaaaatttaaagataatattCGGGGACTGATAGAGTTGATGCATGGGAGGCTGTTAGAATAAGATTACCATTAATGATACAGCAAGATGAGGCATCCAGATGGGGAGGGGCAGACAGATGCCCAGCATGGAGACGCCCTCTGCCTCAAGGTCAAGGACAGCTGCATTTCTCCAATGAGGATTCTGCTCTACAGATGGGAGACGCTTCTCCAAAGTGTCAGTGCAACACAGACTGCACGGGATGCCGCCACCGTCCCCTTCCATCTTCCCAAAGGTGAAGAAAGCATGTCTGGGAAGATCCTGAACTCCCACACCATTCGTGGACAGAAGCTCAGACAGCAAGAGACGGCCCAGCTCCTCATGGCCACCTCCGGCCTCGGGGGGGTGGGGCAGTCGTGTCCACTGTGGGGATCCACGTCCTGACTAACCTTGTGTTCCTAGAAATCCCTCACCGGCAGATCGG is from Pongo abelii isolate AG06213 chromosome 14, NHGRI_mPonAbe1-v2.0_pri, whole genome shotgun sequence and encodes:
- the CARS2 gene encoding probable cysteine--tRNA ligase, mitochondrial isoform X5 encodes the protein MVMGITDVDDKIIKRANEMNISPASLASLYEEDFKQDMAALKVLPPTVYLRVTENIPQIISFIEGIIARGHAYSTAKGNVYFDLKSRGDKYGKLVSVVPGPVGEAADSDKRHASDFALWKAAKPQEVFWASPWGPGRPGWHIECSAIASMVFGSQLDIHSGGIDLAFPHHENEIAQCEVFHQCKQWGNYFLHSGHLHVKGKEEKMSKSLKNYITIKDFLKTFSPDVFRFFCLRSSYRSAIDYSDSAMLQAQQLLLGLGSFLEDARAYMKGQLACGSVREAMLWERLSSTKRAVKAALADDFDTPRVVDAILGLAHHGNGQLRASPKKPGERPDRSDLLKPLSFDIEFGLPTAIKTAFKELPRHDLLQEPGGPRSPAVFGAIISYFEQFFETVGISLANQQCVSGDGSEATLHGVVDELVRFRQKVRQFVLAMPEATGDARRQQLLERQPLLEACDTLRRGLTAHGINIKKQYNIHVGTAGSKDKKTKISGLRMEHSHEPAHDKTHPCSSQSRLYVKASCRGC